One region of Mycolicibacterium rhodesiae NBB3 genomic DNA includes:
- a CDS encoding FAD-dependent monooxygenase, giving the protein MTPHAVISGAGIAGPALAHELTARGWRTTVVERFPQRRDDGQNVDIRGAAREVVRRMGLEDEIRAANTTEKGTRFVRADGTAAASFPVTAGRDGPTAELEILRGDLSRIFIEHTSERTDYRFDSRIADVTDHGDHVVVALEDGTTLDAGVLVIAEGLYSRSRRFVTSVDVAPLGMYLAYATIPRTADDDQWWNWQHATGRRSVHLRPDNLGTTRAILSFMSEVRGFEDLDRAGQLIILRRTFNDVGGAAPRILAALDDGAPMYFSAVGQVHTSSWVKGRIALSGDAAFCNATFGGAGTSLALIGAYILAGELADTSDIGYALTRYQDQMKPFVGTAPRVREGVLRLANPRTRNGIRLLHAGAGLAASPLGRALSAYMGVGGIGGDAEQLPDYPHTRLPESNAPFGAPDAPIV; this is encoded by the coding sequence ATGACTCCTCACGCGGTCATCTCCGGTGCCGGCATCGCCGGACCCGCGCTGGCCCACGAACTCACCGCCCGCGGCTGGCGAACCACCGTCGTCGAACGGTTTCCGCAGCGACGCGACGACGGCCAGAACGTCGACATCCGCGGTGCCGCCCGTGAGGTTGTGCGTCGGATGGGGCTCGAAGACGAGATCCGGGCCGCCAACACGACGGAGAAGGGCACCAGATTCGTGCGGGCGGACGGAACTGCGGCGGCGTCGTTTCCCGTGACGGCCGGAAGAGACGGTCCGACAGCCGAATTGGAGATACTTCGTGGCGACCTGTCGCGAATCTTCATCGAGCACACGAGCGAGCGAACCGACTACCGCTTCGATTCTCGTATCGCCGATGTCACCGACCACGGCGATCACGTCGTCGTCGCGCTCGAGGACGGCACCACACTCGACGCCGGTGTCCTTGTCATCGCCGAGGGTTTGTACTCGCGATCCCGACGGTTCGTCACTTCGGTCGACGTCGCGCCGCTTGGCATGTACTTGGCCTACGCCACCATTCCCCGCACCGCCGACGACGACCAGTGGTGGAACTGGCAGCACGCGACCGGCCGCCGCTCAGTGCATCTACGGCCCGACAACCTCGGCACCACCCGCGCCATTCTCTCCTTCATGTCCGAGGTCCGGGGTTTCGAAGACCTCGACCGTGCCGGGCAACTCATCATCCTGCGTCGCACCTTCAACGATGTCGGTGGCGCCGCCCCGCGCATTCTCGCTGCACTCGACGACGGTGCGCCGATGTATTTCTCGGCGGTCGGCCAGGTGCACACATCGTCCTGGGTCAAGGGCAGGATCGCGCTGTCGGGGGACGCCGCCTTCTGCAACGCGACCTTCGGCGGTGCCGGAACGAGCCTTGCCCTCATCGGCGCCTACATCCTCGCCGGCGAACTGGCCGACACCAGCGACATCGGCTATGCGCTGACCCGATACCAGGATCAGATGAAACCCTTCGTCGGGACCGCCCCCCGGGTGCGGGAAGGTGTGCTGCGGCTGGCGAATCCTCGCACGCGCAACGGTATTCGCCTGCTGCACGCGGGTGCCGGCCTGGCCGCGAGTCCACTCGGCCGCGCACTCTCCGCGTACATGGGCGTGGGCGGCATCGGTGGTGACGCCGAGCAACTGCCCGACTATCCACATACGCGGTTGCCCGAGTCAAATGCGCCGTTCGGTGCCCCAGACGCGCCAATCGTGTGA
- a CDS encoding ATP-dependent DNA ligase produces the protein MELPVLPPVSPMLAKAVREIPPDASYEPKWDGFRSICFRDGDEVELGSRNERPLTRYFPELVAAVRAELPNRCVIDGEIVIATDRGLDFEALQQRIHPADSRVRMLAQKTPATFIVFDLLALDDEDFTSRPFSERRAALVEALAGSGPSIHVTPATTDLPTARRWFAEFEGAGLDGLIAKPLTVKYQPDKRVMFKIKPERTADCVVAGYRVHKSSDEAIGSLLLGLYSGDGTLASVGVIGAFPMAKRRELFTELQPLITTFDEHPWNWAAHMSGERTPRRNEGSRWNAGKDLSFVPLRPERVVEVRYDHMEGERFRHTAQFNRWRPDRDPRSCTYDQLEQPVTFSLGDIVPGLGGGSGV, from the coding sequence ATGGAACTGCCCGTGCTGCCTCCGGTGTCCCCGATGCTGGCCAAGGCGGTGCGCGAGATTCCGCCGGACGCCTCGTACGAGCCCAAATGGGACGGGTTCCGCTCGATCTGCTTCCGCGATGGTGATGAGGTCGAGTTGGGCAGTCGGAATGAACGCCCGCTCACCAGGTACTTTCCCGAGCTCGTCGCGGCCGTCCGCGCCGAATTGCCGAACCGGTGTGTGATCGACGGTGAGATCGTCATCGCGACCGACCGGGGGCTGGACTTCGAAGCGCTACAGCAGCGCATCCATCCGGCCGACTCACGCGTGCGCATGCTCGCGCAAAAGACGCCGGCGACGTTCATCGTCTTCGACCTGCTCGCCCTCGATGACGAGGACTTCACGTCGAGGCCGTTCAGCGAGCGGCGCGCGGCGCTGGTCGAGGCGCTGGCCGGGTCGGGCCCGTCCATCCACGTCACCCCCGCGACCACCGACCTGCCGACCGCGCGGCGCTGGTTCGCGGAGTTCGAGGGCGCGGGTCTCGACGGCCTGATCGCCAAACCCTTGACCGTGAAGTATCAGCCGGACAAGCGCGTCATGTTCAAGATCAAGCCCGAACGGACGGCGGACTGCGTCGTTGCGGGTTACCGGGTGCACAAGTCGAGCGACGAAGCGATCGGATCGCTGCTGCTCGGCCTGTACTCAGGTGACGGCACGCTCGCATCGGTGGGTGTCATCGGCGCGTTCCCGATGGCCAAGCGGCGCGAGCTGTTCACCGAGTTGCAGCCGCTGATAACGACTTTCGATGAGCACCCGTGGAACTGGGCCGCTCATATGTCGGGTGAACGCACGCCGCGCCGCAACGAGGGATCCCGCTGGAATGCGGGCAAGGACCTCTCATTCGTCCCGCTGCGTCCCGAACGGGTCGTCGAGGTCCGCTACGACCACATGGAGGGTGAACGGTTCCGCCACACCGCCCAGTTCAATCGCTGGCGACCCGACCGGGACCCGCGGTCGTGCACCTACGACCAACTCGAACAACCGGTGACCTTCAGCCTCGGTGACATCGTTCCCGGCCTCGGAGGAGGCTCCGGCGTTTAG